The following are from one region of the Brienomyrus brachyistius isolate T26 chromosome 4, BBRACH_0.4, whole genome shotgun sequence genome:
- the LOC125739645 gene encoding stonustoxin subunit beta-like isoform X1 — MALGPDPDLLSGSFATDTSLVGAARCWRGNNRAQAKVQLGPQRVSQRGVSHSAGGSRSAADSGGYMSILGIKYSCQLTLDPNTANSLLSLSEENRKVTWGAEQPYPDHPERFDWWRQILCRESLTGRCYWKAEWSGDGAWIGVTYKGLGRKGDSADCGLGANDKSWMLFCSPDSYSVRHNNKQTVLPIKSSGSRRVGVYLDRAAGTLSFYRVSSDGLTLLYSFTSSFTEPLYPGFRVYHPNSPVSLCMLG, encoded by the exons ATGGCTCTCGGTCCGGATCCAGATCTTTTGAGCGGCTCgttcgcgaccgacacatcactagTCGGCGCTGCACGCTGCTGGAGGGGG aataatagagcgcaggctaaagtgcagttgggtccccagcgagtctctcagcgcggcgtgtctcacagcgcagggggcagccggagcgccgcagactcgggcggctacatgagtatattgggaataaaat actcctgccagctgacgctggaccccaacacagcaaacagcctcctgtctctgtcagaggagaacaggaag gtgacatggggggcagagcagccatatcctgaccatccagagagatttgactggtGGCGCCaaattctgtgcagagagagtctgactggtcgctgttattggaaggctgagtggagtggagatggagcctggataggagtgacgtATAAAGGACtcgggaggaaaggagacagtgctgactgtgggcttggagccaatgacaagtcatggatgctgttctgctctcctgacagttactctgtccggcacaataataaacagactgtcTTACCCATAAagtcctcaggctcccgcagagtaggagtgtatctggaccgggcggctggtactctgtccttctacagagtctcctctgatggactgaccctcctgtacagcttcacctcctcattcactgaaccgctctatccagggtttcgggtttatcatccaaactcccccgtgtcgctgtgcatgctgggatag
- the LOC125739645 gene encoding stonustoxin subunit beta-like isoform X2 → MALGPDPDLLSGSFATDTSLVGAARCWRGNNRAQAKVQLGPQRVSQRGVSHSAGGSRSAADSGGYMSILGIKYSCQLMLDPNTAHSRLSLSEGNRKVTWGAEQPYPDHPERFDWWRQILCRESLTGRCYWKAEWSGDGAWIGVTYKGLGRKGDSADCGLGANDKSWMLFCSPDSYSVRHNNKQTVLPIKSSGSRRVGVYLDRAAGTLSFYRVSSDGLTLLYSFTSSFTEPLYPGFRVYHPNSPVSLCMLG, encoded by the exons ATGGCTCTCGGTCCGGATCCAGATCTTTTGAGCGGCTCgttcgcgaccgacacatcactagTCGGCGCTGCACGCTGCTGGAGGGGG aataatagagcgcaggctaaagtgcagttgggtccccagcgagtctctcagcgcggcgtgtctcacagcgcagggggcagccggagcgccgcagactcgggcggctacatgagtatattgggaataaaat actcctgccagctgatgctggaccccaacacagcacacagccgcctgtctctgtctgaggggaacaggaaggtgacatggggggcagagcagccatatcctgaccatccagagagatttgactggtGGCGCCaaattctgtgcagagagagtctgactggtcgctgttattggaaggctgagtggagtggagatggagcctggataggagtgacgtATAAAGGACtcgggaggaaaggagacagtgctgactgtgggcttggagccaatgacaagtcatggatgctgttctgctctcctgacagttactctgtccggcacaataataaacagactgtcTTACCCATAAagtcctcaggctcccgcagagtaggagtgtatctggaccgggcggctggtactctgtccttctacagagtctcctctgatggactgaccctcctgtacagcttcacctcctcattcactgaaccgctctatccagggtttcgggtttatcatccaaactcccccgtgtcgctgtgcatgctgggatag